The following are encoded in a window of Desulfobacteraceae bacterium genomic DNA:
- a CDS encoding DUF808 domain-containing protein, with amino-acid sequence MAGASLLALIDDIATVLDDIAVMTKLAARKTAGMLGDDLALNAQQVLGVRAERELPVVWAVALGSLKNKLVLIPAAMLISAVAPWAITPLLMLGGGFLCYEGCEKLAHWLLRTDTDEKQHHTELTHALVDASRDMVAFEKDKIRGAIRTDFVLSAEIIVITLGIVAGTSWVSQLAVLAGIGLLMTVGVYGLVAGIVKLDDAGIYLERRSGGDLLARLQRRLGAWLLAAAPRLMRALAVIGTVAMFLVGGGILVHGLPRVHDLLHPVAHAAAAVPAIGAVLEALTPPAFNALAGVLSGAIILGVIRLGALLLSGLRS; translated from the coding sequence ATGGCCGGAGCCAGCCTGCTCGCACTCATCGATGATATCGCCACCGTGCTGGATGATATCGCGGTTATGACCAAGCTCGCGGCGCGCAAGACCGCCGGCATGCTCGGAGACGATCTCGCATTGAACGCGCAGCAGGTTCTCGGGGTTCGGGCCGAGCGGGAACTCCCCGTTGTCTGGGCGGTCGCCCTCGGGTCGCTCAAGAACAAGCTGGTGCTGATCCCGGCGGCCATGTTGATCAGCGCCGTCGCCCCCTGGGCCATCACGCCGCTGTTGATGCTGGGCGGCGGTTTTCTCTGCTACGAGGGCTGCGAAAAGCTGGCGCATTGGCTCCTGCGCACCGATACCGATGAAAAGCAGCATCATACCGAGCTGACACACGCCCTGGTCGACGCGAGTCGCGACATGGTGGCCTTTGAAAAGGACAAGATCCGCGGGGCGATCCGCACCGACTTCGTGCTCTCGGCGGAGATCATCGTCATCACCCTGGGCATCGTCGCCGGGACATCGTGGGTCAGCCAGCTCGCGGTCCTTGCGGGGATCGGGCTTTTGATGACGGTCGGCGTCTACGGGCTGGTGGCGGGCATCGTCAAGCTGGATGACGCCGGCATCTATCTCGAGCGACGCTCCGGCGGCGACCTGCTGGCACGGCTGCAGCGGCGCCTGGGCGCCTGGCTGCTGGCGGCCGCGCCGCGCCTGATGCGCGCGCTGGCGGTCATCGGGACCGTCGCGATGTTCCTGGTCGGCGGCGGCATCCTGGTTCACGGGCTGCCCCGGGTGCATGACCTGTTGCATCCCGTGGCGCATGCCGCCGCGGCCGTTCCCGCCATCGGGGCGGTGCTCGAGGCCTTGACGCCACCAGCCTTCAACGCACTGGCCGGCGTCCTGTCGGGTGCCATCATTCTGGGCGTCATCCGATTGGGCGCGCTCCTGCTTAGCGGCCTCCGATCGTAA